The DNA window tgtgtctaTGGCTCCTTCCGCCGAATAAACTTAACGGCACCGGTAGAATTCGTGTTATTATGAGGACACCTGTCCCCTAATATTGACTTGGTTGAAAGATAAGTATATGCGCACGTCTAAATTTCCGTCTGTCGAAAACAATGACCGGGCGGATCGCGAAGACCCACGTGTGCGCCGCGTGGTACAGTGTCAAGTCGCCTCCATTCAGACAGAAATTCGAAAGATCAAAGCAAACACAAAACGCCGTACAAGCTACGTAACCCCGTCCCTGTTCAGCCTACTTCTAGCGCAAAATATGAAAACTGCGACGAATGCAGGGAACATCGCAGAGCTGAACCTCGAGCAGTCATCAACAACGATGTGGCTGTGTAGGCCCCGCCCCAACGACAGCGAGCCTGCAAGTTCTGCAGGCATGCCACTCCAGTTTAAGCGAGAGAACTTACGGTAAGTCTTGGACCCCGAGTCGATCTGCAACATCTCTGTCGATGCCACCCAGTGCGCCCATTCGCCTGCGACTGGATTGCCGCTGAAacggacgcagaagacgcactCCATTCTTCGTTGGACGCATGAGAATGTATATGGTGCCTCTCCACGGTGCACACTGCTCTTTGCTAACGAGTTCTCCTGCTTTCGAATACACTTGATCACGCGAGCTAAGAGTGTGTTTACGCAGTTCGTGTGTCGTTCCTGTTGTCGCCACTtgggcctccgctgccgccatcCCTGTTGCTCCTTTTCGTGGGAGACTCGCTGTTTTCGCCCTGTTACCAGGACCGCGCGCCCACGCAATCAACGTCGCACCTGCACCCGGCAGATATCCCCCTATCGCAGTTGGACCGCACCAGCCAAAAAGAGCGATCCCCGGCCGAACTCTACAAAAGGACTTACCGACTCGGTGCATCAGGGTCGGTCAAGAATACGAAAGCATGCTGCCCGGGAGCAGGTCCCTGAGAAAGCCGAATGGAAGGGCAGTGCTCCGCTTCGCGGAGGGGCACGGCGGAACCTTTGGTCGGTGTCCGGGAACCGAACTGGATCGAGACCTGAATTAGCAAATCCGGGGCAGACATGCTGAATATAGGAAAATGGAACAGCTCACGAGTACCCGAAAAAAGGCCTTCGGGCGCGCCGAGATATATCTGCCTCTGGACAGGTAAGCGCCCTTCCTCCTTTGTCATACGCGGTAGCCCTTCGTAAAACCGCACAAGCTGATATGCGTATCCACATGCGCGCGCACAACCAGAGCTACACGATCCGTGTAGGGACCCgtgcgcgaaggcgaaaatGTAGAGTAGCTCTTGTGTCTGTGAATCATCCGCAGTGAAGAATCGTGTAACGCCGATCGATTCGGCAAAGGCGACAGAGTGCCCAGAACAGTCAATATAGTTTGTACATCGGTGGCACACAtgccgcacgcagagaggcgtaCCCATCCTTGCTACACGCCCTTCTGCCGTGAAAAACGGCGCTCGACGGTTCACTACTTCTCCCCTTCTGGCGCGGTTGACACGCACACACTGCTCCTCCTACGAGAAAAGGTCCCGCGTCCACACGTATCCACGTCCGACGGCCCTTTTATACACTGAAGAATGTGTAGAGCGCCTTAACAGGTGTTGTCTAGGTTTTTGCGTGCTCTGGCGCTCAGATACCAACGTCGGCTCGCAATGAAATAAAGCAGAGGACTTAGAACAAATCGGCGCCTAGGGGCGCACACGAAATGGGAACACGGCCACTACGGGGGACCTCGTGCCGACGGAAAAAAAGCTGTGAAGAGAAGAGGGACGGCCAAGAAGAAGGGAGAAAGTTACAGGAGGCTGCAAAACGCAGGAAGGTGAAAACAGCTGCAGAGATTCTGTGCGCCGGACGGATTCGCCGCACTGCAGCACTGCACAGATTGAGGAAAGAAAGACcgagcgacgaagacgaaggagtTCGCGCAGAACGGAGAAGACCTGGTCATTCTCCTTCCCAGGAAGCCCTGTTTTTGTCTCTCCACGTTACCTGAATACGAAGagcctcgcaggcctcggCGGGAAGGACGTCGGGGATGATCCCGGCGCGCTTCAGATCCTCGCACTCCATGGCGTCAGCTGGTTGAACAAGAAGAAAACCGTAGATGAAGAAAGGCGCACTCATCAACACAAACCCGAGAAGCAATTTGGCGCAACCACCATCTCTACGAAGGCGCTCCATGTTGAAGCGGTCTTCCCTGCGCCAGGGTTTTTCCGCGGGTTAATAAGACCGCGCTTTTCCGGCAGGCAGAGCACCAAGCAAAATTCATCTCACCACGCA is part of the Besnoitia besnoiti strain Bb-Ger1 chromosome XII, whole genome shotgun sequence genome and encodes:
- a CDS encoding phosphatidylethanolamine-binding protein (encoded by transcript BESB_022580), whose amino-acid sequence is MERLRRDGGCAKLLLGFVLMSAPFFIYGFLLVQPADAMECEDLKRAGIIPDVLPAEACEALRIQVSIQFGSRTPTKGSAVPLREAEHCPSIRLSQGPAPGQHAFVFLTDPDAPSRGNPVAGEWAHWVASTEMLQIDSGSKTYLEYAPPSPPKGSGPHRYVALVYVGSKAMLTGIPSTSHRRQWGGLKHAHAAATENGLELVGVEWFTAELK